A part of bacterium genomic DNA contains:
- the fusA gene encoding elongation factor G (EF-G; promotes GTP-dependent translocation of the ribosome during translation; many organisms have multiple copies of this gene), translating into HEVDSSEMAFKIAGSMCVKEAARKAGVKLLEPVMKVEVVAPEEFTSNVVGDLNRRRAKILGMDTRGGGQVISAEVPLAEMFGYATDLRSNTQGRANFSMEYDHYEEVPSHIAETIASQ; encoded by the coding sequence TCCATGAGGTTGACTCCAGTGAAATGGCGTTTAAGATAGCAGGCTCAATGTGCGTGAAGGAAGCAGCCCGGAAGGCGGGAGTAAAGCTTCTGGAGCCGGTTATGAAAGTAGAGGTTGTGGCTCCTGAGGAGTTTACGAGTAATGTTGTTGGGGACTTGAACAGGCGAAGAGCCAAGATCCTCGGTATGGACACTCGTGGTGGCGGGCAGGTAATCTCGGCAGAGGTTCCACTTGCTGAAATGTTTGGTTATGCTACGGATTTGCGTTCTAATACGCAGGGGCGGGCGAATTTCTCAATGGAATACGACCATTATGAGGAAGTTCCCTCGCATATTGCAGAAACTATCGCTTCTCAGTAG
- the tuf gene encoding elongation factor Tu: MGKEKFERTKPHVNVGTIGHVDHGKTTLTAALVNTQASRSLATGLSYKDIAKGGTERDETKTVTIASAHVEYETESRHYAHVDCPGHADYVKNMITGAAQMDGAILVVSAADGPMPQTREHILLARQVGVPKIVVFLNKVDIVDDEELLELVEMEVRDLLNEYGFPGDDTPVVKGSALKALNGDNDDLGIGSIDRLLSTIDEYIPVPERDVDKPFLMPIEDVFSIEGRGTVATGRIERGVVKVGEEIEIVGLSDTQKTTITGVEMFRKMLDQGQAGDNVGLLLRGLKRDEIERGQVIAKTGSITPHKKFKAEAYILKKEEGGRHKPFFTGYRPQFYFRTTDVTGSINLPEGVEMAMPGDNITLDVELHQPIALEKQVRFAIREGGRTVGSGVVTEVVE; encoded by the coding sequence ATGGGAAAGGAGAAGTTTGAACGGACCAAGCCGCACGTAAACGTCGGAACTATTGGGCACGTTGACCACGGAAAGACTACGCTAACAGCGGCGCTTGTGAACACTCAAGCATCAAGAAGTTTAGCTACAGGACTTTCATACAAGGACATCGCGAAGGGTGGAACCGAGCGAGATGAGACGAAAACGGTTACTATTGCAAGTGCTCACGTTGAGTACGAAACAGAGAGCCGGCACTATGCACACGTTGACTGTCCAGGACACGCAGATTATGTGAAGAACATGATCACTGGTGCTGCGCAGATGGACGGAGCAATCCTCGTTGTAAGTGCAGCGGATGGACCAATGCCTCAGACACGAGAGCATATCCTTCTTGCTCGTCAAGTAGGTGTTCCAAAGATTGTTGTATTCCTCAACAAAGTAGACATCGTTGATGATGAAGAATTACTAGAGCTTGTTGAAATGGAAGTTCGTGATCTCTTGAATGAGTACGGGTTCCCAGGAGATGATACTCCAGTGGTAAAAGGGAGTGCTCTGAAGGCACTAAACGGCGATAATGATGATCTCGGTATCGGGAGCATTGACCGGCTATTGAGCACCATTGACGAGTACATTCCTGTGCCTGAGCGTGATGTTGACAAGCCATTCTTGATGCCGATTGAAGATGTATTCTCAATCGAAGGTCGAGGAACTGTAGCGACTGGTCGTATCGAGCGGGGAGTTGTGAAGGTCGGTGAGGAAATTGAGATCGTTGGTCTCAGTGACACGCAGAAAACAACTATCACTGGTGTTGAGATGTTCCGTAAAATGCTTGACCAGGGGCAGGCAGGGGACAACGTTGGTCTGCTTCTCAGGGGACTGAAGCGCGATGAGATTGAGCGTGGGCAGGTAATTGCGAAGACAGGTTCAATCACACCACACAAGAAGTTCAAGGCGGAAGCATACATCTTGAAGAAGGAAGAAGGTGGACGTCATAAGCCGTTCTTCACAGGATATCGTCCGCAGTTCTACTTCAGAACAACTGACGTAACAGGGTCGATTAACCTTCCAGAGGGAGTAGAGATGGCGATGCCAGGTGACAACATCACTCTTGATGTTGAGCTCCATCAGCCTATCGCTCTTGAAAAGCAAGTACGCTTTGCTATCCGTGAGGGTGGACGGACTGTAGGTTCTGGTGTTGTAACCGAAGTTGTTGAGTAA
- a CDS encoding 30S ribosomal protein S10, translated as MGGQLIRIRLKGYDHKLLDTAVTEIVSTVRRTGGRVAGPIPLPTRIEKYTVNRSTFIDKKSREQFEIRTHKRLLDILEPTQQTIDELGKLELSTGIDVELKLQ; from the coding sequence ATAGGTGGTCAGTTAATCAGAATACGTCTTAAGGGATACGACCATAAGCTTCTAGATACAGCGGTTACGGAAATTGTTTCGACAGTTCGTCGAACTGGTGGTCGGGTGGCCGGACCAATTCCATTGCCGACTCGCATTGAGAAATACACAGTGAACCGATCGACTTTTATCGATAAGAAGTCGAGGGAGCAGTTTGAGATTCGAACCCACAAGCGCTTATTAGATATTCTTGAACCAACCCAGCAAACAATTGATGAGTTGGGCAAGTTGGAGCTTTCAACAGGAATCGATGTTGAGTTGAAGCTTCAGTAA
- a CDS encoding 50S ribosomal protein L3, which translates to MATVRQYKEGLIGKKLGMTQIFSEDGAAVPVSVIQTGPNVVVQVKTEQNDGYNAVQLGFEPKKPQRVNKARTGHCSKAGKGAFYHLREVRCDVEELGWAEIGKELGVSDVFEKGQYLDVSGVSKGKGFQGVVRRFGVRGQPATRGTHEMRRHIGSIGCRKFPGRVWKNQKMPGHMGSKNVTKMNLQVVDVIPEKNLLLVKGAVPGPINGIVMVHKAQKKVAKVA; encoded by the coding sequence ATGGCAACAGTACGTCAATACAAAGAAGGGCTCATAGGGAAAAAGCTTGGTATGACCCAGATTTTTTCTGAAGATGGTGCGGCAGTGCCCGTGTCCGTCATTCAGACGGGACCAAATGTGGTAGTGCAGGTGAAGACTGAGCAGAATGATGGCTATAATGCCGTGCAGCTCGGGTTCGAACCGAAGAAGCCGCAACGAGTAAATAAGGCGAGAACCGGACATTGTTCAAAGGCGGGCAAAGGAGCCTTTTATCACCTTCGTGAAGTTCGGTGTGATGTAGAAGAGCTTGGATGGGCGGAAATTGGAAAAGAACTTGGCGTTTCGGATGTATTTGAGAAAGGTCAGTACCTTGATGTCTCTGGGGTATCGAAGGGGAAAGGGTTCCAAGGCGTTGTGAGAAGATTTGGAGTTCGGGGTCAGCCAGCAACTCGCGGTACTCACGAAATGCGAAGACATATCGGTTCAATTGGTTGCCGAAAATTCCCAGGACGAGTTTGGAAAAACCAGAAAATGCCAGGACACATGGGGTCAAAGAATGTGACGAAGATGAACCTTCAGGTGGTCGATGTCATTCCAGAGAAGAATCTTTTGTTGGTCAAAGGCGCCGTGCCTGGTCCTATCAATGGGATAGTTATGGTTCACAAAGCTCAAAAGAAGGTCGCAAAGGTAGCCTAA